The Sphaerospermopsis torques-reginae ITEP-024 genome has a window encoding:
- a CDS encoding DUF2358 domain-containing protein: MDILETLKADYQRFPVNQTYSIYAKDVYFQDAVFKFRGLELYKWMIKFIQTFFLNLKMDLHNIQQQENTIKTEWTLSWDAALPWKPRISISGWSELRLNNEGLIISHIDYWHCSQLDVLKQHLFSRNKG, translated from the coding sequence ATGGATATTTTAGAAACACTTAAAGCCGACTATCAAAGATTTCCAGTTAATCAAACTTACAGCATTTATGCAAAGGATGTTTATTTCCAAGATGCTGTATTTAAATTTCGGGGTTTAGAACTTTATAAATGGATGATTAAATTCATTCAAACATTTTTCCTCAATCTCAAAATGGATTTACATAATATTCAACAACAAGAAAACACAATTAAAACCGAGTGGACACTTAGCTGGGATGCTGCATTACCCTGGAAACCAAGGATATCTATTTCTGGTTGGAGTGAACTCCGTCTCAATAATGAAGGTTTAATAATTTCCCACATTGACTATTGGCACTGTTCCCAATTAGATGTACTAAAGCAACACCTATTTTCCAGAAACAAAGGATAA
- a CDS encoding TRC40/GET3/ArsA family transport-energizing ATPase produces the protein MRVILMTGKGGVGKTSVAAATGLRCAELGYKTLVLSTDPAHSLADSFDIELGHDAKQVRPNLWGAELDALQELEGNWGAVKRYITQVLQARGLEGIQAEELAILPGMDEIFGLVRMKRHYDEGEFDVLIIDSAPTGTALRLLSLPEVGGWYMRRFYKPFQNISVALRPLVEPIFKPIAGFSLPDKEVMDAPYEFYEQIEALEKVLTDNTQTSVRLVTNPEKMVIKESLRAHAYLSLYNVATDLVVANRIIPKEVEDPFFQRWKENQEQYRQEIHENFLPLPVKEVPLFSEEMCGLAALERLKETLYKDEDPTQVYYKETTIRVVQENNQYSLELYLPNIPKSQIQLSKTGDELNITIGNHRRNLVLPQALAALQPAGAKMDDDYLKIRFADSVRV, from the coding sequence ATGCGAGTAATTTTAATGACTGGTAAGGGTGGAGTAGGTAAAACCTCCGTCGCAGCAGCAACCGGACTTCGTTGTGCAGAACTCGGTTATAAAACATTAGTTTTAAGTACAGATCCTGCTCACTCCTTAGCAGACAGTTTTGATATAGAATTAGGACACGACGCAAAACAAGTGCGCCCAAATTTGTGGGGTGCAGAACTCGATGCACTACAAGAATTAGAAGGTAACTGGGGTGCGGTAAAACGTTATATTACCCAAGTTTTGCAAGCACGGGGTTTAGAAGGAATACAAGCGGAAGAACTGGCAATTTTACCAGGAATGGATGAAATTTTCGGATTAGTGAGAATGAAACGTCATTATGATGAAGGAGAATTTGACGTTTTAATTATTGATTCTGCCCCCACAGGTACTGCATTACGTCTTCTAAGTTTACCAGAAGTTGGTGGTTGGTATATGCGGCGTTTTTATAAACCTTTTCAAAACATCTCTGTAGCACTCAGACCACTGGTAGAACCAATTTTTAAACCCATTGCTGGTTTTTCTTTACCAGATAAAGAAGTAATGGATGCACCCTATGAATTTTATGAACAAATAGAAGCACTAGAAAAAGTATTAACTGACAATACACAAACCTCAGTTAGACTTGTCACCAACCCAGAAAAAATGGTGATTAAAGAATCGCTCCGCGCTCATGCTTATCTGAGTTTATATAATGTAGCCACAGATTTAGTTGTAGCTAACCGCATTATTCCCAAAGAAGTAGAAGATCCATTTTTCCAACGTTGGAAAGAAAATCAAGAACAATACCGCCAAGAAATTCATGAAAACTTCCTCCCTTTACCTGTGAAGGAAGTACCATTATTTTCTGAAGAAATGTGTGGTTTAGCTGCATTAGAGAGACTCAAAGAAACTCTCTATAAAGATGAAGATCCAACTCAGGTTTATTATAAAGAAACCACTATTAGAGTTGTGCAGGAAAATAACCAATACAGCTTAGAACTTTATTTACCGAATATCCCTAAAAGCCAGATTCAACTGAGTAAAACCGGGGATGAATTAAACATTACTATTGGTAATCATCGCCGTAACTTAGTTTTACCACAAGCATTAGCAGCACTGCAACCAGCAGGGGCAAAAATGGATGATGATTATCTGAAAATACGCTTTGCTGACAGTGTGAGAGTTTAG
- the dnaN gene encoding DNA polymerase III subunit beta produces the protein MKLVCSQSDLSTNLSLVSRAVPSRPTHPILANVLLQADAETNQVSLTAFDLSLGIRTSFSAEVIEGGEIALPAKLLVDITSRLPEGEISLDDESADNTGEGIVVTLKPKSGKYQVRAMGAEEFPELPVIEVSEPIQLTTAALIEGLKGSLFATSTDETKQVLTGLHLTVKQDSLEFAATDGHRLAVLETANERPLEGSEQLEVTVPARALRELQRMLAHSSSEESVSLYLDQGQIVFAWQNQRLTSRTLEGQYPAYRQLIPRQFERQVVLERKQFISTLERIAVLADQKNNIVKISIDNENQEITLSCEAQDVGSGTESMPAQISGEDIDIAFNVKYLMEGLKELPSTEIQMHLNQSLTPVIFTPLGGLKMTYLAMPVQLRN, from the coding sequence ATGAAATTAGTTTGCTCTCAAAGTGACCTCAGTACGAACCTTTCCCTCGTCAGTCGTGCAGTACCATCCAGACCGACTCACCCCATTCTTGCTAACGTGCTTTTACAAGCGGATGCGGAAACCAACCAAGTCAGTTTAACAGCGTTTGATCTCAGTCTGGGTATCCGTACCAGTTTTAGTGCAGAAGTAATTGAAGGTGGAGAAATTGCTCTTCCTGCTAAACTACTGGTAGATATCACCTCTCGTTTACCAGAAGGGGAAATTTCCCTAGATGACGAGTCAGCAGACAACACCGGAGAAGGTATAGTAGTCACCCTCAAACCCAAAAGCGGTAAATATCAAGTCCGCGCTATGGGTGCAGAAGAATTTCCCGAATTACCTGTAATTGAAGTCTCAGAACCAATTCAACTCACCACCGCTGCATTAATTGAAGGTTTAAAAGGTTCTCTCTTTGCTACCAGCACCGACGAAACCAAGCAAGTCCTCACAGGGTTACATTTAACCGTTAAACAAGACAGTTTAGAATTTGCAGCTACCGATGGACACCGTTTAGCAGTGCTAGAAACCGCTAACGAGCGTCCCTTAGAAGGTAGCGAACAGTTAGAAGTTACAGTACCAGCAAGAGCATTAAGAGAATTACAACGGATGTTGGCTCATAGTTCTTCAGAAGAATCTGTATCCTTATATTTAGATCAAGGTCAAATAGTTTTTGCTTGGCAAAATCAACGTTTAACTAGCCGCACTTTAGAAGGACAATATCCCGCCTATCGGCAATTAATTCCTCGTCAATTTGAACGCCAAGTAGTATTAGAACGGAAGCAATTTATCAGCACTTTAGAAAGAATTGCTGTATTAGCTGACCAGAAAAATAATATTGTCAAAATCAGCATTGATAACGAAAATCAAGAAATAACATTATCCTGTGAAGCGCAAGACGTAGGCAGTGGTACAGAGTCAATGCCAGCGCAAATTTCTGGGGAAGATATAGACATTGCTTTTAATGTCAAATATCTCATGGAAGGTTTGAAAGAATTACCTTCTACAGAAATTCAAATGCACTTAAATCAAAGTTTAACCCCAGTTATTTTTACTCCTTTAGGTGGGTTAAAAATGACCTATTTAGCTATGCCTGTACAGCTTAGAAATTAG
- a CDS encoding HMA2 domain-containing protein produces the protein MLQITEKADLNKPFNPINTKIVSDTPGRLRLRVAQENREVEKIQHIANFLTAQPHVSHVKTNIHHGSILIHHDSQTGTLSEILATLKDIGIIFADITQGQTEAASGISNTVIDLNQRVERATNGTVDLRFLFPLGLGTLAVRQLIIKGLQLEVIPWYVLAWYAFDSFWKLNTGDR, from the coding sequence ATGTTGCAAATTACAGAGAAAGCAGATTTAAATAAACCCTTTAATCCTATCAATACAAAAATTGTTAGTGATACCCCAGGAAGACTCAGGTTAAGAGTTGCACAGGAAAACCGTGAAGTTGAGAAAATTCAACATATCGCCAATTTTTTAACAGCACAACCTCACGTTAGTCATGTAAAAACTAATATTCATCATGGTAGTATTTTGATTCATCATGATAGTCAAACTGGTACTTTATCAGAGATTTTGGCAACTCTGAAAGATATAGGTATAATTTTTGCAGATATTACCCAAGGTCAAACGGAAGCCGCATCGGGAATATCTAATACAGTGATTGATTTAAACCAACGAGTTGAACGTGCTACAAATGGTACTGTAGATTTGCGTTTTCTGTTTCCCTTGGGACTTGGTACTTTAGCGGTAAGACAGTTAATAATTAAGGGTTTGCAATTAGAAGTAATTCCTTGGTATGTTTTAGCTTGGTACGCTTTTGATAGTTTCTGGAAATTAAATACAGGTGATAGGTGA
- a CDS encoding HhoA/HhoB/HtrA family serine endopeptidase has product MNTNHHHLESKHIDTSDLIHHRKAKTRVWMLITGLAAVVLSGCSNLNSRTLEAQQGTNQLENTTNTNSGIVPPAIIASSGDPNFVVKVVQKVGGAVVRIDSARTVTSQIPAEFSDPFFRRFFGDRIPQPRERVERGSGSGFIINSSGQILTNSHVVDGADEVTVTLKDGRTFEGKVLGEDPVTDVAVIQINANNLPAIALGNSNTLQPGEAVIAIGNPLGLNNTVTSGILSATDRSSSDIGASDKRVDYLQTDAAINPGNSGGPLLNARGEVIGMNTAIIQGAQGLGFAIPINTVQKISQELISKGRVDHPYLGVQMVTLTPEVKERINARFGDRLNLVAEQGVLLVRIVPESPAAIGGLRAGDVIKSINNQPVNKVEEVQKLVENSQIGSPLQVQVERNGTTVQLIVKPAPLPIRDDR; this is encoded by the coding sequence ATGAATACGAATCATCATCATCTAGAATCCAAACATATTGATACCAGTGATTTGATCCACCACAGGAAAGCAAAAACCAGAGTTTGGATGTTAATAACTGGGTTAGCCGCAGTAGTTCTTAGTGGCTGCTCTAACTTAAATAGTAGAACCTTAGAAGCACAACAAGGCACAAATCAATTAGAAAACACTACAAACACAAATTCGGGAATTGTGCCTCCTGCCATTATCGCATCTTCCGGCGACCCTAATTTTGTTGTTAAAGTAGTACAAAAAGTAGGTGGTGCGGTAGTTCGCATTGATTCCGCGAGAACCGTCACATCTCAAATACCAGCAGAATTTTCCGATCCATTTTTCCGCAGATTTTTTGGTGATAGAATCCCCCAACCAAGAGAAAGAGTAGAAAGGGGTAGTGGTTCGGGATTTATTATTAATTCATCTGGGCAAATTTTGACTAATTCTCATGTTGTAGATGGAGCAGATGAAGTTACGGTAACACTCAAAGATGGGCGAACTTTTGAGGGTAAAGTATTAGGAGAAGACCCAGTTACAGATGTGGCAGTCATTCAAATTAATGCTAATAATTTACCAGCTATAGCTTTAGGTAATTCTAATACCTTGCAACCAGGAGAAGCGGTAATTGCTATTGGTAATCCTTTGGGTTTAAATAATACAGTTACTTCAGGAATTTTGAGTGCTACAGATCGTTCTAGTAGTGATATTGGCGCTAGTGATAAACGAGTAGATTATTTACAAACAGATGCAGCCATTAATCCTGGTAATTCTGGCGGTCCATTGCTCAATGCTCGTGGTGAAGTTATAGGAATGAATACAGCAATTATTCAAGGCGCTCAAGGTTTAGGCTTTGCCATTCCTATTAATACGGTGCAAAAAATTTCTCAAGAATTAATTAGCAAAGGTAGGGTAGATCATCCTTATTTGGGTGTACAAATGGTGACGCTGACACCAGAAGTTAAGGAAAGAATAAATGCTAGATTTGGTGATAGACTAAATTTAGTTGCAGAACAAGGAGTTTTATTAGTGAGAATTGTTCCTGAATCACCAGCCGCAATAGGTGGACTCAGAGCAGGGGATGTGATTAAAAGTATTAATAATCAACCTGTAAATAAAGTAGAAGAAGTGCAAAAATTAGTAGAAAATAGTCAAATTGGTAGTCCTCTACAGGTTCAAGTAGAACGCAATGGAACAACTGTTCAATTAATAGTTAAACCTGCACCTTTACCCATTAGAGATGATAGGTGA
- a CDS encoding DUF5132 domain-containing protein yields MAKITAFVEDAGAPGIIAGIGAVLLAPVVIPVVAGVGKPIVKSIVKGGLVAYEKSKGAFAELGETWEDIVAEARAEIAEAKHTPAFEAAAENQHNS; encoded by the coding sequence ATGGCAAAAATTACTGCTTTTGTAGAAGATGCTGGCGCTCCTGGAATTATCGCTGGAATTGGTGCAGTTTTGCTTGCACCTGTAGTAATTCCTGTTGTTGCTGGAGTGGGTAAACCCATAGTTAAATCAATAGTTAAAGGTGGTCTTGTTGCTTATGAAAAAAGCAAGGGAGCTTTTGCCGAATTGGGTGAAACTTGGGAAGATATTGTTGCTGAAGCAAGAGCAGAAATAGCAGAAGCAAAACACACCCCAGCATTTGAAGCGGCTGCGGAAAATCAACATAATTCCTAA
- the def gene encoding peptide deformylase — protein sequence MTDKSSIIQLGNPKLREKAAWVENIQDEKIQKLIDDLIATVAQANGVGIAAPQVAESLRLLIVASRPNARYPDAPAMQPTAMINPQIISYSTEVVKGWEGCLSVPGIRGLVPRYQTIEIEYTDRNGNLQQQELTDFVARIFQHEYDHLEGKVFLDRVESTQDLMTEVEYQQRIVKADNS from the coding sequence ATGACCGATAAATCATCAATTATTCAATTAGGAAATCCTAAATTACGTGAAAAAGCTGCTTGGGTTGAAAATATTCAAGATGAGAAAATTCAAAAACTCATTGATGATTTAATAGCTACAGTTGCTCAAGCTAACGGTGTGGGAATTGCTGCACCTCAAGTAGCTGAATCATTACGTTTATTAATTGTTGCTTCTCGTCCAAATGCGAGATATCCAGATGCACCAGCAATGCAACCAACAGCAATGATTAATCCGCAAATTATTAGTTATTCCACAGAAGTTGTTAAAGGTTGGGAAGGTTGTTTAAGTGTTCCCGGAATTAGGGGTTTAGTTCCTAGATATCAAACAATTGAAATTGAATATACTGATAGAAATGGAAATTTACAACAACAAGAATTAACTGATTTTGTAGCGCGGATTTTTCAACATGAGTATGATCATTTAGAAGGAAAGGTATTTTTAGACAGGGTAGAATCTACTCAAGACTTGATGACTGAAGTGGAATATCAACAGAGGATAGTTAAAGCTGATAATAGCTGA
- a CDS encoding RNA-guided endonuclease InsQ/TnpB family protein produces MLLSIKTKLKLNKTQEILMAKHAGIARFTYNWGLATWQDLYKDGLKPNKYILKKFFNNHVKPELAWIKEKGICQKITQYAFDSLGEAFQRFFKGQSQYPNFKKKGKNDSFTIDAGGKPIPVGGTSIKLPTIGWVKTYEGLPHTTCKSIIISRTADSWYIAFSYEQECQPTIKNHAVVGVDLGVKELATLSTGVIFPNPKHYKQNLAKLQRLSKVYCRKAKGSSNKHKAKIKLARHHARIANLRKDTLHKLTTYLCKNHAKIVVEDLNVSGMLSNHKLAQAIADCGFHEFKRQLEYKAKKFGCEIIIADRFYPSSKTCSHCGHRKDSLSLSERIYHCENCSFEMDRDLNAAINLSRLAKA; encoded by the coding sequence ATGCTTTTATCCATCAAAACAAAACTCAAGTTAAATAAAACCCAGGAAATATTAATGGCTAAACACGCTGGTATAGCAAGGTTTACCTATAATTGGGGTTTAGCTACTTGGCAGGATTTGTATAAAGATGGATTAAAGCCAAACAAATACATCCTCAAGAAATTCTTTAATAATCATGTAAAACCTGAATTGGCATGGATTAAAGAAAAGGGTATTTGCCAGAAAATCACTCAATACGCCTTTGATAGTTTAGGTGAAGCTTTTCAAAGATTCTTTAAAGGACAGTCTCAATATCCTAACTTCAAAAAGAAAGGAAAAAATGATAGTTTTACAATTGATGCAGGTGGTAAACCAATTCCTGTAGGTGGTACATCAATAAAACTACCGACAATTGGATGGGTAAAAACTTATGAAGGATTACCTCACACCACCTGTAAAAGTATTATTATTTCCAGGACTGCTGATAGTTGGTATATAGCCTTTTCTTATGAACAAGAATGTCAACCAACTATCAAAAACCATGCTGTTGTTGGTGTTGATTTAGGAGTCAAGGAACTAGCTACACTAAGCACTGGTGTTATATTTCCTAATCCTAAACACTATAAACAGAATCTAGCTAAACTACAAAGATTATCCAAAGTCTATTGTAGAAAAGCTAAAGGTTCAAGCAATAAGCATAAAGCTAAAATTAAACTGGCTAGACATCATGCAAGAATAGCAAACCTGAGAAAAGATACTCTTCATAAACTTACTACTTACTTATGCAAAAACCACGCCAAGATAGTAGTAGAAGATTTGAATGTTTCAGGGATGTTATCAAACCATAAATTAGCCCAAGCAATAGCTGATTGTGGGTTTCATGAGTTTAAGCGTCAGCTAGAATATAAAGCTAAAAAGTTTGGTTGTGAAATTATAATTGCTGATAGATTTTATCCATCAAGTAAAACCTGTTCTCACTGTGGACATAGAAAAGATAGTCTTTCTTTATCTGAAAGAATTTATCACTGCGAGAACTGTAGTTTTGAGATGGATAGGGATCTGAATGCTGCAATTAATTTATCGCGTTTGGCTAAAGCGTGA
- the dnaA gene encoding chromosomal replication initiator protein DnaA: MEFTLDNLWHQVLERLQLELSRPTFETWIKTASAVQLENNCLVISTPNLFARNWLQKYYINTIARVVQDILGYPVEIYITAVQGDEVSGLNQQDVNWAVPAVNTIQSNVPKHQQKSTELNSKYVFSRFVVGANNRMAHAASLAVAEYPGREFNPLFLCGGVGLGKTHLMQAIGNYRWEIYPDSKIFYVSTEQFTNDLITAIRNDSMQNFREHYRAADILLVDDIQFLEGKEYTQEEFFHTFNTLHEAGKQIVIASDRPPKQIPSLQERLCSRFSMGLIADIQPPDLETRMAILQKKAEYENIRLPRDVVEYIAYNYTSNIRELEGALIRALAYISIWGLPMTVENITPVLSTYSQKPEATPEVILNVVAEFFNLAIEDLKGNSRRREISWARQIAMYLMRQYTGLSLPRIGEEFGGKDHTTVMYSCEKITQLQETDKSLMQTLRQLSDRINMNTRYQK, from the coding sequence ATGGAATTTACCCTAGACAATCTGTGGCATCAGGTGTTAGAGCGTTTACAGTTAGAGTTATCTCGTCCTACCTTTGAAACTTGGATTAAAACTGCTAGTGCAGTACAGCTAGAAAATAATTGCTTAGTTATATCTACTCCTAATTTATTTGCTAGAAACTGGTTGCAAAAGTATTACATCAATACTATTGCGCGTGTGGTGCAGGATATTTTAGGTTATCCTGTAGAAATTTACATTACTGCTGTTCAAGGTGATGAAGTTTCTGGATTAAATCAACAAGATGTTAATTGGGCAGTTCCAGCAGTTAATACTATTCAATCAAATGTTCCCAAACATCAACAAAAAAGTACAGAGTTAAATTCTAAGTACGTTTTTTCTAGATTTGTGGTTGGCGCTAATAATAGAATGGCTCATGCTGCTTCTTTAGCAGTGGCAGAATATCCCGGTAGGGAATTTAATCCTTTATTTCTATGCGGTGGTGTGGGTTTGGGAAAAACCCATTTAATGCAAGCTATTGGTAATTATCGTTGGGAAATTTATCCTGATTCTAAAATATTTTATGTTTCAACCGAGCAGTTTACTAATGATTTAATTACGGCAATTCGTAATGATAGTATGCAAAATTTTCGGGAACATTACCGGGCTGCTGATATTTTATTAGTTGATGATATTCAATTCTTGGAAGGTAAGGAATATACTCAAGAGGAATTTTTTCATACTTTTAATACTTTACATGAGGCAGGAAAGCAAATTGTGATTGCTTCGGATCGTCCTCCTAAACAAATTCCGAGTTTACAAGAGCGTCTTTGTTCGCGGTTTTCTATGGGTTTAATTGCCGATATTCAACCCCCAGATTTAGAAACACGCATGGCAATTTTACAGAAAAAAGCTGAATATGAAAATATTCGTTTACCTAGAGATGTAGTTGAATATATTGCTTATAATTATACTTCTAATATTAGAGAATTGGAAGGGGCATTAATTCGGGCTTTGGCTTATATTTCGATTTGGGGTTTACCTATGACTGTGGAAAATATCACCCCAGTTTTAAGCACTTATAGCCAAAAACCGGAAGCTACACCGGAAGTTATTTTAAATGTGGTAGCTGAGTTTTTTAATCTGGCGATTGAAGATTTAAAAGGTAATTCTCGTCGTCGGGAAATTAGCTGGGCTAGACAAATTGCAATGTATTTAATGCGTCAATATACAGGATTAAGTTTACCAAGAATTGGGGAGGAATTTGGCGGGAAAGACCATACAACGGTGATGTATAGTTGTGAAAAAATTACCCAACTTCAGGAGACAGATAAAAGTTTAATGCAAACCTTACGACAGTTGAGCGATCGCATTAATATGAATACTCGTTATCAGAAATAG
- the dhaK gene encoding dihydroxyacetone kinase subunit DhaK, with translation MKKLINQPEAFVRESLAGMAAAHTDLIKVNFEPAFVYRADAPVQGKVAIISGGGSGHEPMHAGFVGMGMLDAACPGEVFTSPTPDQMLAAAEQVDGGAGIIYIVKNYSGDVMNFEMATELARSEGIRTLNIIIDDDVAVKDSLYTQGRRGVGTTVMAEKICGAAAEKGYDLQQVADLCRKVNLYGRSVGVALSSCTVPAKGTPTFALGDDEIELGIGIHGEPGRERVSMMSGDEITEVLWRSLFDDTAYCRTVREWNESKEEWQDVELLNKPLQKGDRLLAYVNSMGGTPISELYLVYRKLAELCEMEGLEIVRNLIGPYMTSLEMQGCSITLLKLDQEMLQLWDAPVKTASLRWGV, from the coding sequence ATGAAAAAGCTGATTAATCAACCGGAAGCATTTGTTAGGGAAAGTTTAGCAGGTATGGCTGCTGCTCATACTGATTTAATTAAGGTAAATTTTGAGCCAGCTTTTGTGTATCGAGCAGATGCACCTGTACAGGGTAAAGTAGCAATTATTTCTGGTGGTGGTAGCGGACATGAACCAATGCACGCGGGTTTTGTGGGGATGGGAATGCTTGATGCTGCTTGTCCTGGTGAGGTTTTTACGTCTCCTACTCCTGATCAAATGTTAGCTGCCGCAGAGCAGGTTGATGGGGGTGCGGGTATTATTTATATTGTGAAAAATTACAGTGGCGATGTAATGAATTTTGAAATGGCTACGGAGTTAGCTAGAAGTGAGGGTATCCGTACATTAAATATTATTATTGATGATGATGTGGCGGTGAAGGATAGTTTATATACCCAAGGAAGAAGGGGTGTGGGAACAACGGTTATGGCAGAAAAAATTTGTGGTGCGGCTGCGGAAAAAGGTTATGATTTGCAGCAGGTTGCCGATTTGTGCAGAAAGGTAAATCTGTATGGTCGTAGTGTGGGGGTGGCGTTAAGTTCTTGTACTGTTCCGGCTAAGGGTACACCGACTTTTGCTTTGGGGGATGATGAGATAGAATTAGGTATTGGTATTCATGGAGAACCAGGAAGAGAACGGGTTTCTATGATGTCAGGAGATGAAATTACTGAAGTTTTATGGCGATCGCTCTTTGATGATACTGCCTATTGTCGCACAGTGCGGGAGTGGAACGAAAGCAAGGAAGAATGGCAGGATGTGGAACTGTTAAATAAACCGTTGCAAAAAGGCGATCGCCTCTTAGCCTATGTTAACAGTATGGGTGGGACTCCCATTTCTGAACTTTATCTGGTCTACCGCAAATTAGCAGAACTCTGTGAGATGGAAGGACTGGAAATAGTGCGTAATCTAATTGGACCCTACATGACATCATTAGAAATGCAAGGTTGCTCCATCACTCTGCTGAAGTTAGACCAGGAAATGCTACAGCTATGGGATGCACCAGTTAAAACCGCAAGTTTACGCTGGGGAGTTTGA
- the dhaL gene encoding dihydroxyacetone kinase subunit DhaL, which produces MVTQVQIIEWLQVFASVINHHKEELTELDAAIGDADHGINMDRGFKKVSSILPSIEGKDISSIFKTVSMTLISSVGGASGPLYGTWFLRASSVTAGKQELTTNDLLNLLQAGLNGVIERGKAQLGDKTMVDVLSPAVTTFEKAVNESKGSVEALRLAVAAAEQGLKDTIPMLAKKGRASYLGDRSIGHQDPGGTSAYFMLRSLLEVVEGSRRSKYRK; this is translated from the coding sequence ATGGTTACTCAGGTGCAAATTATTGAATGGTTACAGGTGTTTGCTTCTGTCATTAATCATCATAAAGAAGAATTGACGGAATTAGATGCAGCCATAGGTGATGCTGATCATGGTATTAATATGGATAGAGGTTTTAAAAAGGTCAGCAGTATTTTACCGAGTATTGAAGGGAAGGACATCAGCAGTATTTTTAAAACTGTCAGCATGACTTTAATATCTAGTGTTGGGGGTGCAAGTGGTCCTTTGTATGGAACGTGGTTTTTAAGAGCGAGTTCTGTAACTGCGGGTAAGCAAGAATTAACGACAAATGATCTCTTAAATTTACTCCAAGCTGGATTAAATGGTGTAATTGAACGTGGTAAGGCGCAGTTAGGAGATAAGACTATGGTAGATGTGCTGTCTCCCGCCGTTACCACTTTTGAAAAAGCTGTAAATGAAAGTAAGGGCAGTGTGGAAGCTTTGCGGTTAGCTGTAGCGGCGGCGGAACAAGGGTTAAAGGATACTATACCCATGTTAGCAAAAAAAGGTAGAGCGAGTTATTTAGGCGATCGCAGTATCGGACATCAAGATCCGGGGGGGACTTCTGCGTATTTTATGTTGCGGAGTTTGTTGGAAGTGGTAGAAGGTTCGAGGAGGAGTAAATATCGTAAATAG